One Defluviitoga tunisiensis genomic window carries:
- a CDS encoding ATP-grasp domain-containing protein: protein MNTKKKILVLGVGSAQFDLIVECKCRGLEVHGCSNRKEGRGLAFVDKFVLIDIKDVESVMNYVQQMNIDYVYSIGSDIALPTISYVNEKLNLPNFVSYETAIICHNKSRLRETLGENFEGNIPFVVGSSFEDFKHWNIFPAIMKPVDSQGQRGVLKVNNFSEIIEYFEKSSRYSQSKKVIVEKYIPSDEISVNAYVVDGEVKFKIVSDRIVFDEYPGGLVKEHRMPSKYYKKQEVIDRIEKLVVNTINVLRIKNGPVYFQIKIDNDMPYLIEVTPRLDGCHMWRLIYESTGVNLLKITVDHLMGEKITDDVFEVRKIKPKVLKFICMPPNSVFNTSEYDNKNVFWYYKNNEVVKEINGYFEKVGYYIESSE, encoded by the coding sequence ATGAATACTAAAAAAAAGATACTGGTTTTAGGAGTGGGAAGCGCTCAATTTGATCTCATTGTTGAATGTAAATGTAGAGGATTAGAAGTGCACGGATGTTCAAATAGAAAAGAAGGCAGAGGTCTTGCGTTTGTAGATAAATTTGTTTTGATAGATATAAAAGATGTTGAATCGGTTATGAACTACGTACAACAAATGAATATTGATTATGTTTATTCTATAGGATCTGATATAGCATTACCAACCATTAGCTATGTCAATGAAAAGTTAAACTTACCTAACTTTGTTTCGTATGAAACAGCTATTATCTGTCATAATAAGAGTAGGTTGAGAGAAACGTTGGGGGAAAATTTTGAAGGGAACATTCCTTTTGTTGTGGGATCAAGTTTTGAAGATTTTAAGCATTGGAATATATTTCCAGCAATTATGAAACCAGTTGATAGTCAAGGCCAACGCGGTGTATTGAAAGTTAATAACTTTTCAGAAATAATAGAATATTTTGAGAAATCATCCAGGTACTCTCAAAGCAAGAAGGTTATTGTAGAGAAATATATTCCATCTGACGAGATTTCGGTTAACGCATATGTTGTAGATGGAGAGGTTAAGTTCAAGATTGTTTCAGATAGAATCGTTTTTGATGAATATCCTGGAGGATTGGTAAAGGAACATAGAATGCCTAGTAAATATTATAAAAAGCAAGAAGTTATTGATCGAATAGAAAAATTAGTTGTGAACACCATAAATGTATTGAGAATCAAAAATGGCCCTGTTTATTTTCAAATAAAAATAGACAACGATATGCCTTATTTGATAGAGGTAACTCCAAGGCTAGATGGATGCCATATGTGGAGACTAATATATGAAAGTACGGGAGTAAACCTACTTAAAATTACAGTTGATCACTTGATGGGCGAGAAGATAACTGATGATGTTTTTGAAGTCAGAAAAATTAAGCCAAAGGTTTTGAAATTCATATGTATGCCTCCTAATAGCGTTTTCAATACTTCCGAGTATGATAATAAGAATGTTTTTTGGTATTACAAAAACAATGAGGTTGTTAAGGAGATAAATGGATATTTTGAAAAGGTTGGATATTACATAGAAAGCAGTGAGTAA
- a CDS encoding NAD-dependent epimerase/dehydratase family protein, with the protein MSNVKIAITGATGFIGSYLIEGLKGKYELVGITRDASKCISKSEVNYKLSDYSKESLMDALLGCEAVVHLAAIRPLKGQESDYLIYNKNVELTSNIFESCRNVGISNIVFASSRSVYNPRCNNIPFKTSDKIEYTLNLYGLSKYFCEKLALYYNHYYGMDIKSLRLAQVLGVGEKEGVMVTEFIKRAMSKEPLIVYGEGKGKRHYVYVKDIVSAVEKALLNQSEEKIFNIAMENNISHRAFAELVNLVFDNINNIVFAKELKEDTDEYLMDITHTKKYLNWFPSYDMYHALLDMRKILENEMGYDL; encoded by the coding sequence GTGAGTAATGTGAAAATAGCTATAACAGGTGCTACAGGGTTTATTGGGAGTTATTTGATAGAAGGGTTAAAAGGAAAATACGAACTGGTAGGTATTACAAGAGATGCTAGTAAATGTATATCAAAAAGCGAAGTAAATTACAAGCTCAGCGACTATTCAAAAGAATCGTTAATGGATGCATTGCTTGGTTGTGAAGCAGTTGTCCATCTTGCTGCAATTAGGCCTCTAAAAGGTCAAGAAAGTGACTATTTAATATATAACAAGAATGTTGAATTAACCTCAAATATCTTTGAGAGTTGTAGAAATGTTGGGATTAGTAACATAGTATTTGCTTCATCGAGAAGTGTATATAATCCACGTTGTAATAATATTCCTTTTAAAACAAGTGACAAAATTGAGTATACACTAAATTTGTATGGATTATCCAAGTATTTTTGTGAGAAGTTAGCTTTGTACTATAATCACTATTATGGGATGGATATCAAGTCTTTAAGACTGGCACAAGTCTTAGGTGTAGGAGAGAAAGAAGGGGTTATGGTTACAGAGTTTATCAAAAGAGCAATGAGCAAGGAACCTTTGATAGTTTATGGTGAAGGTAAAGGGAAAAGGCATTATGTTTATGTAAAAGATATAGTTAGCGCCGTTGAAAAGGCTCTACTAAATCAGTCAGAAGAAAAAATTTTTAATATAGCTATGGAAAATAATATTTCACACAGAGCATTTGCAGAACTTGTAAATCTTGTGTTTGATAATATAAATAATATAGTTTTTGCTAAAGAGTTGAAAGAAGATACAGATGAATATCTTATGGATATTACTCATACAAAAAAATATTTGAATTGGTTTCCTAGTTATGATATGTATCATGCCTTGTTAGATATGAGAAAAATCTTGGAAAATGAAATGGGGTATGATTTATGA
- the rffA gene encoding dTDP-4-amino-4,6-dideoxygalactose transaminase, which produces MIPFNRQNLFGKELEYIKDAYNSGKVSGDGKYTKMCSRFMEERFNSKKILLTTSGTHALELAALLADINEGDEVILPSYTFVSTANAFVLRGAKIVYCDIREDNLNIDENKIEDLITEKTKAISPVHYAGVACEMDTIMHIAKKHNLIVVEDAAQGVDAKYKDKYLGTIGDFGCYSFHETKNFSSGEGGAISINDEKYIKRAEIIREKGTNRSQFFRGEVDKYTWVDIGSSYLPSDINAAVLYNQFENMENINNKRKEIYNAYYNGLKDLQDQNKLRLPIINDFAKTNYHMFYIILNSEEERNGLMDYLKANGILSVFHYIPLHESPYSREKFGNFSLPVTENLSRRLLRLPMYYSLKLEEVNYIVDKIHSYILSV; this is translated from the coding sequence ATGATTCCTTTTAACAGACAAAATTTGTTTGGTAAAGAATTAGAGTATATCAAAGATGCATATAATAGTGGGAAGGTATCAGGGGATGGAAAATACACAAAAATGTGTTCTAGATTTATGGAGGAAAGATTTAACTCAAAGAAGATATTGTTAACTACATCAGGTACTCATGCCTTAGAACTAGCTGCTCTTTTAGCGGATATAAATGAAGGGGACGAAGTTATTTTACCCTCATATACCTTTGTATCTACTGCAAACGCTTTTGTATTAAGAGGGGCAAAGATAGTGTATTGCGATATTAGGGAAGACAATCTTAACATTGATGAGAATAAGATAGAAGACTTGATAACTGAGAAAACAAAGGCAATTTCTCCAGTTCATTATGCAGGCGTTGCGTGTGAAATGGATACGATAATGCATATTGCGAAAAAGCACAATTTGATAGTGGTTGAAGACGCAGCTCAAGGAGTAGATGCAAAGTACAAAGATAAATATTTAGGTACCATAGGAGATTTTGGTTGTTATAGTTTTCATGAAACAAAGAATTTCTCATCTGGTGAAGGTGGCGCAATATCGATTAACGATGAGAAGTACATAAAAAGAGCAGAAATAATTAGAGAAAAAGGAACAAATAGAAGCCAGTTTTTTAGGGGTGAAGTTGACAAATATACATGGGTTGATATTGGCTCTAGTTATCTACCTTCAGACATAAATGCAGCTGTATTGTATAATCAATTTGAAAACATGGAAAATATAAACAATAAGCGAAAAGAGATATATAACGCATATTATAATGGTCTGAAAGACTTACAAGATCAAAACAAATTGAGACTACCTATAATCAACGATTTTGCTAAGACAAACTATCATATGTTCTATATAATACTGAATTCAGAAGAAGAAAGAAATGGTTTGATGGATTACTTAAAAGCTAATGGAATACTCAGTGTGTTTCATTATATACCACTACATGAATCACCATATTCAAGGGAAAAATTTGGAAACTTCAGCTTACCAGTAACAGAAAATCTCAGTAGAAGATTACTAAGGTTACCGATGTATTATAGTTTAAAATTAGAAGAGGTTAACTATATTGTTGATAAGATACATAGTTATATATTATCTGTTTAA
- a CDS encoding class I SAM-dependent methyltransferase — protein sequence MENKSNFFLKINSSREYWEQRYSMGGTSGAGSYDKLAEFKAEVINSFMKNYQINSVIEFGCGDGNQLSMFDFPSYIGLDVSRTAIKLCIERFKYDKSKSFFLYDSICYKDNHAIFKADLAISLDVLYHLVEDNIFELYMNHLFESAERYVIIYASNFNSKQTNHIKHRQFSIWIDNNLSNWKLIDIIKNKYPNESLADFFIYQNIEND from the coding sequence ATGGAAAATAAATCAAATTTCTTTTTAAAAATAAATAGTTCTAGAGAATATTGGGAACAAAGATATTCTATGGGTGGAACATCAGGAGCAGGATCATATGATAAACTTGCAGAATTCAAAGCTGAAGTGATAAATTCTTTTATGAAAAACTATCAAATCAATTCAGTGATAGAATTTGGGTGTGGAGATGGTAATCAACTGTCCATGTTTGATTTTCCCTCGTATATTGGATTAGATGTATCTAGAACAGCAATAAAATTATGCATAGAACGTTTCAAGTATGATAAATCAAAAAGTTTTTTCCTTTATGATTCCATTTGTTATAAAGATAATCATGCCATATTTAAAGCCGATTTGGCCATATCTCTTGATGTTTTATATCATCTTGTAGAAGACAATATTTTTGAATTATATATGAATCACTTGTTTGAATCTGCTGAAAGATATGTAATCATTTACGCAAGTAATTTCAATTCTAAACAAACCAATCACATTAAACACAGGCAATTTTCAATATGGATAGATAACAATTTATCTAATTGGAAATTAATTGACATAATAAAAAACAAGTACCCAAATGAGTCCCTTGCAGATTTTTTTATATATCAAAATATAGAAAATGATTAG
- a CDS encoding helix-turn-helix domain-containing protein: MNIFDLVNNFFEEDKKSKLSSSAAKLYFFLIYQANKLFWEGPLTYSIRYLSKSLSLNKNTVIKSLKELYERKLITYYPSEYYQRAVPTSIWFPQTTSKPKNKKEVKKLAKHTTSKENKYIDYF; encoded by the coding sequence ATGAATATCTTCGATCTAGTAAACAATTTCTTTGAAGAAGACAAAAAAAGTAAACTTTCTTCTTCTGCTGCAAAGTTATACTTTTTCTTAATTTATCAAGCTAATAAGCTATTTTGGGAAGGCCCACTGACATATTCAATTCGCTATCTATCAAAATCATTAAGTCTAAACAAAAACACAGTTATAAAATCATTAAAAGAATTATACGAAAGAAAACTAATAACCTACTACCCCTCAGAATACTATCAAAGAGCTGTTCCTACCTCTATTTGGTTTCCACAAACAACTTCAAAACCAAAAAACAAGAAAGAGGTGAAAAAACTTGCTAAACACACAACCTCCAAAGAAAATAAATACATCGACTATTTCTAA
- a CDS encoding TDP-N-acetylfucosamine:lipid II N-acetylfucosaminyltransferase, which produces MKKIVHLLPNSVYTVRFIDFMNKYFPKEEHDFLVVCEGNSFKVNKQDNVFFIKKKGKDMFFFHKELFIADKIILHGIFTEIVPILFIRLGILKKCYWVIWGGDLYYHETRVKSFRSNLGEFMRRIIIKNMGVIITNNEGEYELARKWYPTKARHMKAFYPSPIVYEDLDFDDDYKEKSLITILVGNSANPTNNHIEVLNKLLKFKDEDIEIIAPLSYGEKEWAKKVIETGEKLFGDKFKPLVDFLPPAEYARILNSVDIAVFNHNRQQALGNIKTLLYLGKKVYIRKDVTTWDYFERIGITVYDTYGMDKLSFEEFVYMEESLKAKNREIIGREFSEERCRELWEIIFNS; this is translated from the coding sequence ATGAAAAAGATAGTGCATTTGTTACCTAATTCTGTCTATACAGTGAGATTTATAGATTTTATGAACAAATATTTTCCAAAGGAAGAACACGATTTTTTGGTAGTGTGTGAAGGTAATAGTTTTAAGGTTAACAAGCAAGATAATGTTTTCTTTATTAAGAAAAAGGGCAAAGACATGTTTTTCTTTCATAAAGAGTTGTTCATAGCTGATAAAATTATATTGCACGGTATTTTTACAGAAATTGTACCAATTCTGTTTATTAGGCTTGGCATCTTAAAAAAATGTTACTGGGTTATTTGGGGAGGAGATTTGTATTATCATGAGACTAGGGTAAAAAGCTTTAGATCAAATTTAGGTGAATTTATGAGAAGGATAATAATAAAAAATATGGGGGTAATAATTACCAATAACGAAGGGGAATATGAATTAGCAAGAAAGTGGTATCCTACAAAGGCAAGACATATGAAGGCATTTTATCCCAGCCCTATAGTCTATGAAGATCTAGATTTTGATGATGATTACAAAGAAAAAAGTTTGATAACAATCCTAGTGGGAAATTCTGCCAATCCTACAAATAATCATATTGAGGTTTTAAATAAATTATTAAAGTTCAAAGATGAGGATATTGAAATCATTGCACCTTTATCTTATGGAGAAAAAGAGTGGGCTAAAAAAGTTATTGAAACAGGTGAAAAATTGTTTGGAGATAAATTTAAGCCTCTAGTTGACTTTTTACCTCCAGCTGAATATGCTAGAATTTTAAATTCGGTTGACATTGCTGTTTTTAATCATAATAGGCAACAAGCACTAGGAAATATAAAAACACTGTTATATTTAGGCAAAAAGGTGTATATAAGAAAAGATGTGACAACGTGGGATTATTTTGAAAGAATTGGCATAACTGTGTATGATACATATGGTATGGATAAATTAAGCTTTGAAGAATTTGTATATATGGAAGAATCTTTAAAGGCTAAAAATAGAGAGATTATAGGAAGAGAATTTTCAGAAGAACGATGCAGAGAGCTTTGGGAAATTATTTTTAATTCTTAG
- a CDS encoding type II toxin-antitoxin system HicB family antitoxin gives MKVTVVVQKEDNWYVAKCIENNVVSQGKSIEESLESLKEALELYYEDTMPEEKNPVTLITIMEVPL, from the coding sequence ATAAAGGTTACTGTTGTTGTACAAAAAGAAGATAATTGGTATGTAGCTAAATGTATAGAAAATAATGTGGTTTCTCAAGGAAAATCGATAGAAGAATCGTTAGAAAGCTTAAAAGAAGCGCTAGAGCTGTATTATGAGGATACAATGCCTGAAGAAAAAAATCCTGTTACTTTGATTACAATAATGGAAGTACCATTATAA
- a CDS encoding AAA family ATPase has product MLNTQPPKKINTSTISNYDCFCIKPQNCPVQGIMKESYCEKYANYLKAITYFNDVVPKIYYDVSFNNFASYTETLKIALKKARFFVENKLWQKGNGLLMYGGFGTGKTRLGYTILKEIAIMGGIIGVIDVLHDFETFEQADEAVKTALKSNIIFIDDLGAKEHKWIEDKIRIIIDEINRSQKSLIISTNLNPQELINSLELRTASRLTELISKQGIIYLGEEDYRIKKREEKEKIWQPFQS; this is encoded by the coding sequence TTGCTAAACACACAACCTCCAAAGAAAATAAATACATCGACTATTTCTAACTACGATTGTTTTTGTATTAAGCCTCAAAACTGCCCAGTACAAGGCATAATGAAAGAATCATACTGTGAGAAATATGCAAATTATCTAAAGGCAATAACCTATTTCAATGATGTAGTACCAAAAATCTATTACGACGTCTCATTTAACAACTTTGCTTCATATACAGAAACACTAAAAATTGCCTTGAAAAAAGCACGTTTCTTCGTTGAAAATAAATTATGGCAAAAAGGAAACGGATTACTAATGTATGGAGGATTTGGAACGGGAAAAACTAGGCTAGGATACACTATCCTAAAAGAAATAGCAATTATGGGAGGCATAATAGGAGTAATAGACGTATTACATGACTTTGAAACATTTGAGCAGGCAGACGAAGCTGTAAAAACAGCATTGAAATCAAATATAATTTTTATCGACGACCTTGGAGCAAAAGAGCACAAATGGATCGAAGATAAAATTAGAATAATAATTGATGAAATAAACAGAAGCCAAAAAAGCCTAATAATATCAACAAATCTAAATCCACAAGAATTAATAAACTCACTAGAACTAAGAACTGCATCAAGACTAACAGAACTCATTTCAAAACAAGGAATTATCTATCTAGGAGAAGAAGACTATAGAATAAAAAAACGAGAAGAAAAAGAAAAAATATGGCAACCATTCCAAAGCTAA
- a CDS encoding type II toxin-antitoxin system HicB family antitoxin, translating into MQKLTYRILLRKEPEGGYTVLVPALPGCITYGKIIEEAIKMAKEAIELYLESMIENGEEIPTEEGA; encoded by the coding sequence ATGCAAAAATTGACTTATAGAATACTTTTACGAAAAGAACCAGAAGGTGGATACACAGTATTAGTTCCTGCATTACCTGGATGCATAACCTATGGAAAAATAATAGAAGAAGCAATAAAAATGGCTAAAGAAGCTATTGAACTATATTTAGAAAGTATGATTGAAAATGGAGAGGAGATACCAACCGAAGAAGGAGCATAA
- the rfbA gene encoding glucose-1-phosphate thymidylyltransferase RfbA codes for MKGIVLAGGNGTRLYPITKGISKHLIPIYDKPMIYYPLSVLMLSNIREILLITKPEFVGLYNNLLGNGSEWGIEISYMVQEDPKGIADAFVIGEKFIGKDNVCLILGDNIFYGQGFSPILEKASKKNNGAVIFAYYVNNPQEFGVIEFDEDFKAISIEEKPLNPKSNYAIPGLYFFDNSVIAKAKKLNPSDRGELEITDLIKDYLKEDKLYVQLLGRGFAWLDTGTYDGLANATDFVRTIQKRTGLSIACLEEIAYRKKWITTDQLIKTGKEYEKTEYGTYLKNIVKEDVKK; via the coding sequence ATGAAGGGTATTGTTTTAGCTGGTGGAAACGGAACAAGGCTGTATCCCATAACAAAAGGAATAAGCAAGCATCTTATTCCCATATACGACAAACCCATGATTTACTACCCTTTGTCTGTTTTAATGTTGTCAAATATTAGAGAGATACTGTTAATAACAAAACCGGAATTTGTTGGGTTGTATAATAATCTATTGGGGAATGGGTCTGAGTGGGGTATAGAAATTAGTTATATGGTTCAAGAAGATCCAAAAGGAATTGCTGATGCGTTTGTTATTGGAGAAAAGTTTATTGGAAAGGATAATGTTTGCTTAATCCTAGGAGATAATATCTTTTATGGACAAGGGTTTAGCCCGATCTTAGAAAAGGCTTCAAAAAAGAACAATGGGGCAGTAATCTTTGCATATTATGTGAATAATCCGCAAGAATTTGGGGTAATAGAATTCGATGAAGATTTTAAGGCAATATCTATTGAAGAGAAGCCTCTTAATCCGAAGTCTAATTATGCGATACCCGGTTTATACTTTTTTGATAATTCAGTTATAGCGAAAGCAAAAAAGCTAAATCCTTCTGACAGAGGGGAATTGGAAATAACCGACTTGATAAAGGATTACCTTAAAGAAGATAAATTGTATGTACAATTATTAGGAAGGGGTTTTGCTTGGTTAGATACAGGAACATACGATGGACTTGCCAACGCAACAGACTTTGTTAGAACGATTCAAAAAAGAACCGGCTTAAGCATAGCTTGTTTGGAAGAAATTGCTTACAGAAAGAAATGGATTACTACAGATCAGTTGATTAAAACGGGAAAAGAATATGAAAAAACTGAGTATGGCACTTACTTAAAAAATATTGTAAAGGAAGATGTTAAAAAATGA
- a CDS encoding methyltransferase domain-containing protein gives MYDKIFKLIQNGELNKAQEQLENTPENDPKRYNISGLIYYQKKEFDKAKEEFEKGLKINPVDSDLLFNYGYLLKNINQEKEAWRYLMRIHNKDWATYDLLGDIEYKNRSKLASLRFYKKAAELPNSPNEMKKKFIDMRNIVKQDTKIAFLCLPGLDNFLKDIVETFSLGYDVKLVVTTNGNQISEAIKWADIVWLEWANEMTVFATNQVPEIQNKKVVCRLHGYEIFGGYPQKINWTNIDQLIFVNGHKKELFGKVYPNAKIEKVVINNGIDLNKFTFNVHNKNHNLLIMGNINYRKGFETLLLCFEQLLKEDNRYKLCIKGKFQDLRYEDYILNAIKEMNIERNITFIDKYIEDIDLWGEQFGYILSTSIEESFHYTVGEFMAKGIKPVINSWPSAREVWPNECIFTTIDQFKEKILEDKYDSNFYRRFIEDNYSLEEQIGSINNIFKITESHERKIVKNEHESDNNLSLNYIISKFIEYTPYTDNYINSFDFENSKITIGKVEKITKDFSLIEFIVKNNDCKQLALQNIWFDKSSGKLILPDYILKSKNKTKIEAFIYDVLSYNLKFNNNIASFILDEAILNDIKENQLAYTWERGIPATPFMPALGYLKTMFRYNFAANFIEKDDVILDAACGFGYGSAYFSKLCKKVYALDIAKENIEFGRNTYSFDNIEWMEGDVTNLPFKNEKFDVYVSFETFEHLPLNILDKYLREAIRVVKKDGFFILSTPNKETRKNIHNPFHIKEYNFEELSSILRKYFKDIDYYSHIGYNIEKGFDDRANNFIVICRKQ, from the coding sequence ATGTACGACAAAATCTTCAAATTAATACAAAACGGAGAACTAAACAAAGCTCAAGAACAGTTAGAAAACACCCCAGAAAATGATCCAAAACGATACAACATTAGTGGACTAATATACTATCAGAAAAAAGAATTTGATAAAGCTAAAGAAGAATTCGAAAAAGGATTAAAAATAAACCCAGTTGACTCTGACCTGCTATTCAATTACGGATACCTATTAAAAAATATAAATCAAGAGAAAGAAGCATGGAGATACTTAATGAGAATCCACAACAAAGACTGGGCAACATACGATCTCCTAGGAGACATAGAATACAAAAACAGAAGTAAACTTGCTTCATTAAGATTCTACAAAAAAGCTGCAGAATTACCTAATAGTCCTAATGAAATGAAAAAGAAATTCATAGACATGAGAAACATTGTAAAACAAGACACCAAAATCGCTTTTCTCTGCTTACCTGGATTAGATAACTTCCTAAAAGACATAGTAGAAACCTTCTCACTTGGATACGATGTCAAGTTAGTAGTTACAACAAATGGAAATCAAATATCTGAAGCTATCAAATGGGCAGATATAGTATGGCTTGAATGGGCAAATGAAATGACAGTATTTGCAACAAACCAAGTCCCTGAAATACAAAATAAGAAAGTTGTATGTAGGTTACATGGGTATGAGATTTTTGGGGGTTATCCTCAAAAAATCAATTGGACAAACATAGATCAATTAATTTTTGTCAACGGTCATAAGAAAGAACTTTTTGGGAAAGTATATCCTAACGCAAAAATTGAAAAAGTCGTTATAAATAACGGTATAGACTTAAATAAATTTACTTTCAATGTACATAACAAAAATCATAATTTATTGATAATGGGTAATATTAATTACCGAAAGGGATTTGAAACCCTTTTATTATGTTTTGAACAGTTACTAAAAGAGGATAACAGGTATAAATTATGCATAAAAGGTAAATTTCAAGATTTAAGGTATGAGGATTATATATTGAATGCTATAAAAGAAATGAACATTGAAAGAAACATAACATTTATTGATAAATATATAGAAGATATAGACTTATGGGGAGAACAATTTGGATACATTCTTTCCACATCTATCGAAGAATCTTTCCACTATACAGTTGGAGAATTTATGGCAAAAGGTATTAAACCTGTTATTAATTCTTGGCCGTCTGCTAGAGAAGTTTGGCCAAATGAATGTATATTTACAACCATCGATCAATTTAAAGAAAAGATATTAGAAGATAAATACGACTCTAATTTCTACAGAAGGTTTATAGAAGATAACTATTCGTTGGAAGAGCAGATAGGATCGATAAACAATATTTTCAAAATAACAGAAAGTCATGAAAGGAAAATAGTTAAAAATGAACATGAAAGTGATAATAATTTATCTCTTAATTATATAATTTCTAAATTTATCGAATATACACCTTATACAGATAATTATATTAATTCCTTTGATTTTGAAAATTCAAAAATAACTATAGGAAAAGTTGAGAAAATCACTAAAGATTTTAGCCTGATAGAATTTATAGTGAAAAACAACGACTGCAAACAATTGGCTTTGCAAAATATTTGGTTTGACAAAAGCAGCGGAAAATTAATTTTACCAGATTATATTTTAAAGAGCAAAAACAAAACCAAAATAGAAGCCTTTATATATGATGTTCTTAGTTATAACTTGAAGTTTAATAATAATATTGCCAGTTTTATATTAGACGAGGCGATTTTAAACGATATAAAAGAAAACCAACTAGCCTATACATGGGAAAGAGGAATCCCTGCTACCCCATTTATGCCTGCTCTTGGATACTTAAAAACAATGTTCAGATATAATTTTGCTGCTAATTTTATAGAAAAAGATGATGTGATTTTAGATGCTGCATGTGGGTTTGGTTATGGGTCAGCATATTTTTCTAAATTATGCAAAAAAGTATATGCTCTTGATATAGCCAAAGAAAATATTGAATTTGGGAGAAATACCTATTCTTTTGATAATATTGAATGGATGGAAGGCGATGTTACTAACCTTCCTTTTAAGAATGAAAAATTTGATGTCTATGTTTCATTTGAAACTTTTGAACATTTACCATTAAACATCCTTGATAAATATCTTAGAGAAGCAATTAGAGTTGTGAAAAAAGATGGCTTTTTTATTCTATCTACTCCAAATAAAGAAACTCGAAAAAATATTCATAACCCTTTTCATATAAAAGAATATAATTTCGAAGAATTGAGTTCCATCTTGAGAAAATACTTTAAAGATATTGATTATTATTCACATATTGGATATAACATTGAAAAAGGTTTTGATGATAGAGCAAATAATTTCATAGTTATATGTAGAAAACAATAA